Genomic DNA from Williamwhitmania sp.:
GGAAAACTACTTGGGTGAGGAGTGGGACTACGTGATTACCGTTTGTGGCGGGGCCAATGAAAACTGTCCTGCGTTTATTGGAAAGGTGAAGCACCGTTGGCACATTGGCTTCGACGATCCCTCGCACGCCGTTGGCTCTGAGGAGTTTATTTGGAGCGAGTTCCGACGGGTGAGGGACGAGATTCGCGAGGCATTCCTCTCCTTCTACCGCAGCCAGGTGCTGGGGATACATGAGTGTGGGAATTAATTTGGAAATTGATTAATTTGAGGATTTGAAAATTGCTGCTGATGCAAAGTTGAAGATTATGAGAAGCGATAAAGAGAACCTTATAGTTGAAAAGACTTTTCAATTTGCAATTAAGATTGTGCAGTATTGTGAATTGCTTGAGGAGAATAAGAAATTTGTTGTTGCTAGGCAATTGTTACGTTCTGGAACTTCAATTGGAGCAAATGTAAGGGAAGCTCAAAACGCAGAGAGTAAGGCAGATTTTATCCATAAATTTAAGATTGCATTAAAGGAAGTGGAGGAGACAGAGTATTGGCTTTTAATTTGTAAAAACACTCCTTCCTATCCATTTAATGAAGAATTGTTGATGGAAGTAAACACTATTTTAAAAATTCTTTCTAAAATAGTTAGCACATCAAAACGGACTTAATTGTTTTTGTAGTCAAGATTAATAATATTAATTTACAAATTGTTGTATTTTCAAATTTTCAAATCAGATATGCGTCCTCGTCTAAAATTCCTCGATCGCTACCTCACGCTGTGGATATTTCTGGCCATGTTTGCTGGGGTTTTTGCCGGATGGGCTAGTCCTTCAATAGCACAATTCTGGAACAACATGTCCAGC
This window encodes:
- a CDS encoding arsenate reductase ArsC codes for the protein MKILILCTGNSCRSQMAQGFLQSFDKDITVRSAGTAATGMLNPQAVAVMKEVGVDISHHTSNSVENYLGEEWDYVITVCGGANENCPAFIGKVKHRWHIGFDDPSHAVGSEEFIWSEFRRVRDEIREAFLSFYRSQVLGIHECGN
- a CDS encoding four helix bundle protein: MRSDKENLIVEKTFQFAIKIVQYCELLEENKKFVVARQLLRSGTSIGANVREAQNAESKADFIHKFKIALKEVEETEYWLLICKNTPSYPFNEELLMEVNTILKILSKIVSTSKRT